From Variimorphobacter saccharofermentans, one genomic window encodes:
- a CDS encoding GyrI-like domain-containing protein has product MAFDYKKEYKEFYMPSNKPEIVNVPKANYIAVRGKGDPNKEGGAYQQAVGILYAIAYTLKMSNKTGYKMEGYFEYVVPPLEGFWWQDGVCGVDYRNKDAFNWISVIRLPDFVKKEDLDRAVETASTKKKMDCSSAEFLEVEEGLCVQIMHNGPFDNEPATVALMDAYLHENGYRKDINDKRLHHEIYLTDARRVAPEKWRTVIRHPIKKLEDCI; this is encoded by the coding sequence ATGGCATTTGATTATAAGAAAGAATACAAAGAGTTCTATATGCCGAGTAATAAACCTGAGATTGTAAATGTTCCAAAAGCAAATTATATTGCTGTTCGTGGCAAGGGAGATCCGAATAAAGAGGGCGGCGCATATCAGCAAGCGGTAGGTATTCTATATGCGATAGCATATACTTTGAAGATGAGTAACAAGACCGGTTATAAAATGGAAGGATACTTCGAATATGTTGTACCACCTCTTGAAGGTTTCTGGTGGCAAGACGGTGTATGTGGCGTAGATTATAGGAACAAGGATGCATTTAACTGGATCTCGGTAATAAGGCTTCCTGACTTTGTGAAGAAGGAAGATTTAGATAGGGCAGTAGAAACTGCATCCACTAAAAAGAAAATGGACTGTAGTAGTGCAGAGTTTCTTGAAGTGGAGGAAGGACTTTGTGTCCAGATCATGCATAATGGTCCGTTTGATAATGAACCGGCAACAGTGGCTCTGATGGATGCGTACCTTCATGAAAATGGATATAGGAAAGATATTAATGACAAAAGACTCCATCACGAGATCTATTTAACAGATGCCAGAAGGGTTGCTCCTGAAAAATGGAGAACCGTAATCAGACATCCCATTAAGAAATTGGAAGATTGTATTTAA
- a CDS encoding ClbS/DfsB family four-helix bundle protein: protein MSRPKNKEALILAARTYYEKLLGLIENRTENEKKISYDFAADEKKKEAHWNRDKNLRDVLMHLNEWHLLLLNWIKNREDGSSKPFLMEGYNWKTYGDMNMVFYHRNQNISEEEALDRFKNSHKKVMEALDTFSQEELFTNTYYPWVGGSCIGSYFISVTSSHYDWAIKKIKAHQKNCIH from the coding sequence ATGTCAAGACCAAAAAATAAAGAAGCATTAATATTAGCTGCAAGAACATATTATGAAAAATTACTCGGTTTGATAGAAAATAGAACTGAGAATGAGAAAAAGATCAGCTATGACTTTGCTGCCGATGAAAAGAAAAAGGAAGCACACTGGAATCGCGATAAAAATCTTAGAGATGTACTGATGCACTTGAATGAATGGCATCTACTGCTCTTGAATTGGATTAAAAATCGGGAGGATGGAAGCAGTAAGCCGTTTCTGATGGAGGGATATAACTGGAAAACATATGGAGATATGAATATGGTTTTCTATCATCGTAACCAGAATATTTCTGAGGAAGAAGCCCTTGATAGATTTAAGAATTCTCATAAAAAAGTAATGGAAGCGCTTGACACATTCTCCCAGGAGGAATTATTTACGAATACTTATTATCCTTGGGTAGGCGGCAGTTGTATTGGCAGTTATTTCATTAGTGTAACAAGTAGTCATTACGATTGGGCGATAAAGAAAATAAAAGCACATCAGAAGAATTGTATACATTAA
- a CDS encoding MarR family winged helix-turn-helix transcriptional regulator, with amino-acid sequence MNDKLIEINKMLVEVYDDIMHIEEYSIKQGSFRDLSITEIHTIEAIGLYGSKTMSEVATALEITMGTLTIAIDKLIKKGYVERSRSNTDRRIVNVSLTKRGKLAYRIHEKFHLDMVKAIMLDFNEQEEEVLLTALRKLNYHLKDIYLNKE; translated from the coding sequence ATGAATGATAAACTGATTGAAATTAACAAGATGCTCGTAGAGGTTTACGATGACATTATGCATATAGAAGAATATTCGATAAAGCAGGGCTCATTCCGTGATTTATCGATAACCGAAATTCATACCATAGAGGCAATTGGTCTATATGGTTCTAAAACCATGTCCGAGGTGGCAACAGCACTGGAGATTACGATGGGAACATTAACAATAGCCATTGATAAACTGATTAAGAAGGGTTATGTAGAACGAAGCCGTAGTAATACGGATCGACGCATTGTGAATGTGAGCTTAACCAAGCGGGGGAAGCTGGCATATCGTATCCATGAGAAATTCCATTTGGATATGGTAAAGGCCATTATGCTGGATTTTAATGAACAAGAGGAAGAAGTGCTGCTGACAGCCCTTAGAAAGTTAAATTATCACCTTAAGGATATCTATCTGAATAAAGAATAA
- a CDS encoding beta-ketoacyl-ACP synthase III, with protein MRHAIIIGTGSYVPENIMTNDDMAKLVDTSDEWIASRTGIRARRISTGENTSDLAYKAANKALQNANIEARELDLIICATITPDSFMPSVACIVQERLGAANAAAFDLTAACTGLIYGMASATAFIESGMYKNIMIIGAETISKALDWTDRSTCVLFGDGAGAVVMQASDVNNGVMAVHLVSDGSKQDYLCLPAFELTNPYIPRKDDYKPTISMKGQEVFKFAVRSITDHIKVVLEKASLREEDIKYIVTHQANCRIIEHAARTSGITIDKFFINIDRYANTSAATIGIALDEMVEKNLLQSGDKVILVGFGAGMTSGAILVEWN; from the coding sequence ATGAGACATGCGATAATCATTGGTACTGGAAGTTATGTACCTGAAAATATAATGACAAATGATGATATGGCAAAGCTGGTGGATACCAGCGACGAATGGATTGCATCCCGGACGGGTATAAGGGCCAGAAGGATATCCACTGGTGAGAATACATCGGACTTGGCATATAAGGCTGCAAATAAAGCACTGCAAAATGCCAATATAGAAGCCAGGGAACTGGATTTAATAATCTGTGCTACTATCACTCCGGATTCTTTTATGCCTTCCGTAGCCTGCATTGTTCAGGAACGGCTTGGAGCAGCGAATGCTGCTGCCTTTGATCTGACTGCCGCGTGTACGGGATTGATCTATGGGATGGCATCCGCTACTGCGTTCATTGAAAGTGGAATGTATAAGAATATTATGATAATCGGAGCGGAAACAATATCAAAGGCACTGGATTGGACTGATCGATCAACCTGTGTGTTATTCGGAGACGGTGCCGGAGCGGTGGTAATGCAGGCTTCCGATGTCAATAATGGAGTCATGGCAGTTCATCTGGTGAGTGACGGAAGTAAACAGGATTACTTATGTCTTCCCGCATTTGAATTAACTAATCCGTATATTCCACGAAAGGATGATTATAAGCCGACTATTTCCATGAAGGGGCAGGAGGTCTTTAAGTTCGCAGTTCGTAGCATTACGGATCATATTAAGGTTGTACTGGAGAAAGCATCCTTGAGGGAAGAGGATATTAAATATATTGTTACACATCAGGCAAATTGCAGAATAATTGAGCATGCAGCCAGAACCTCAGGGATTACGATTGATAAGTTCTTTATCAATATAGATCGATATGCCAATACATCAGCAGCAACCATTGGAATTGCATTGGATGAAATGGTGGAAAAGAACCTGCTGCAATCCGGTGACAAGGTTATACTTGTCGGATTTGGCGCAGGTATGACAAGTGGAGCCATTCTGGTTGAATGGAATTAA
- the acpP gene encoding acyl carrier protein, with protein sequence MDFDKIKEVVAEQLGVDVAELTKETSLKDDLNADSLDLFQIIMSLEEEFGIEIPTEDTENINTIGDIEEYLNKRSEEA encoded by the coding sequence ATGGATTTCGACAAAATTAAAGAGGTAGTTGCAGAACAGTTAGGCGTTGATGTCGCTGAGCTGACAAAGGAAACATCCTTAAAGGATGATTTAAATGCAGATTCCTTAGATCTATTCCAAATCATAATGTCATTAGAGGAAGAATTCGGTATTGAAATTCCTACTGAGGATACAGAGAACATCAATACAATTGGTGACATTGAAGAATATTTGAATAAGAGAAGTGAAGAAGCATAA
- the fabD gene encoding ACP S-malonyltransferase, whose protein sequence is MIKTAFIFAGQGAQYIGMGKELYDFFPVCKKTFEEASNALHMDLTNLIFQGRKEDLDLTENTQPAVVTTSIAAYRAITEYGIIPDVVAGLSLGEYSALTASGVFTLEQVVPLVRKRGQYMQEAVPQGIGKMSAILGLSEDKVREACTEASALGIVEPANFNCPGQIVIGGEIQAVDEAARLTKEKGAMKAIDLSVSAPFHTSMLKPAADKLRNELEPMKLGTLAIPLVCNVNADIVSQSDEVKNLLYQQVMSSVLWEQSIRRMLQMGVRNFVEIGPGKTLSGFVRKIERGLGIYNVEDMASLEATVSALKSGI, encoded by the coding sequence ATGATTAAGACAGCTTTTATTTTTGCAGGCCAAGGGGCTCAATATATTGGAATGGGAAAAGAGCTTTATGATTTCTTTCCTGTCTGTAAGAAAACCTTTGAGGAAGCAAGCAATGCTCTTCATATGGATCTTACTAATCTGATCTTTCAGGGACGTAAAGAAGACCTGGATTTAACAGAGAATACACAGCCTGCAGTTGTTACCACATCAATTGCTGCGTATCGTGCCATAACGGAGTATGGTATTATTCCGGATGTAGTTGCAGGACTTAGTCTTGGAGAATATTCTGCCTTAACAGCAAGTGGAGTATTCACTCTGGAGCAAGTGGTTCCACTTGTGAGAAAAAGAGGACAATATATGCAGGAAGCGGTTCCACAAGGTATTGGAAAGATGAGTGCGATCCTGGGATTATCGGAGGATAAGGTAAGAGAAGCCTGTACAGAAGCAAGTGCTCTGGGAATTGTAGAGCCTGCGAACTTTAACTGCCCAGGACAGATAGTGATTGGAGGCGAGATACAAGCAGTGGATGAAGCTGCACGCCTGACTAAGGAAAAAGGAGCAATGAAAGCGATTGATTTGTCGGTAAGTGCACCCTTTCATACCTCAATGCTAAAACCAGCAGCGGACAAATTACGAAATGAGTTGGAGCCGATGAAACTTGGTACGCTGGCAATACCTCTGGTTTGCAATGTAAATGCAGATATCGTGAGTCAAAGTGATGAGGTTAAAAACTTATTGTATCAACAGGTTATGAGCAGTGTATTATGGGAACAGTCAATCCGCAGAATGCTTCAAATGGGTGTACGTAACTTTGTTGAAATCGGACCGGGTAAAACCTTATCCGGCTTTGTAAGAAAGATAGAACGCGGACTTGGGATTTATAATGTTGAAGATATGGCTTCCCTGGAGGCAACGGTCTCAGCCCTTAAGTCTGGAATATAG
- the fabG gene encoding 3-oxoacyl-[acyl-carrier-protein] reductase, translated as MLNGKIAVVTGAGRGIGRAIALQFAEYGAKVVLNYRSSINQVEELLSTIRNAGGDAIAVQADISSETDVKRLVEEAIKQYGRIDILVNNAGITKDNLILKMTEADFMNVIDINLKGAFLCTKHVSTVMLKQRSGKIINISSVIGIAGNVGQANYAASKAGLIGLTKAVAKELGSRGITVNAIAPGFIETDMTEQLSEKVKEASLASIPLKRYGKVDEVASAVSFLASDAANYITGQVLQVDGGMVM; from the coding sequence ATGCTAAATGGAAAGATTGCGGTGGTAACCGGAGCAGGGAGAGGAATTGGAAGAGCAATTGCTTTACAATTTGCAGAATATGGTGCGAAGGTTGTACTGAACTATCGAAGCAGTATTAATCAAGTAGAAGAGCTACTGTCAACCATCAGGAATGCAGGAGGCGATGCCATAGCAGTTCAGGCAGATATCAGCAGTGAGACGGATGTTAAAAGGCTGGTTGAGGAAGCAATCAAGCAATATGGAAGAATAGATATCTTGGTTAATAATGCAGGAATCACCAAGGATAATCTAATTCTAAAGATGACAGAAGCCGATTTTATGAATGTGATTGATATTAATCTTAAAGGAGCATTCCTCTGTACAAAACATGTTTCAACTGTTATGCTAAAGCAGAGAAGTGGAAAAATAATTAATATATCATCAGTTATTGGAATTGCGGGTAATGTGGGTCAGGCCAATTATGCTGCCTCGAAAGCTGGTTTGATTGGTTTGACGAAGGCAGTGGCTAAGGAACTCGGGTCCCGTGGTATTACTGTCAATGCCATTGCGCCAGGTTTTATTGAAACCGATATGACGGAGCAATTATCAGAGAAAGTTAAAGAAGCATCACTAGCCAGTATTCCATTAAAACGTTATGGAAAAGTAGATGAAGTTGCGAGCGCAGTTAGCTTTTTAGCATCGGATGCAGCAAACTATATCACCGGTCAAGTTCTTCAGGTTGACGGTGGTATGGTGATGTAG
- the fabF gene encoding beta-ketoacyl-ACP synthase II, producing the protein MNHRVVVTGMGAITPIGNSVEEFFNNAMAGTCGVDFINSFDTEAFAVKIAAQVKDFDPKNYMDAKDARRMDRFSQFAVAAAKEAIEDSGIDLDKVNRDRFGVIVGSGIGGIDNIEKEAKTLFDKGPKRVNPLFIPMIITNMAAGNIAIKYGARGVCTNIVTACATGGHCIGEAFRSIKHGYSDIILAGGTESSITPLAVAGFSSLTALSTSKDPKRASIPFDKERDGFVIGEGAGVLVLEQYEHAVARGAKIYAEVVGYGATCDAYHITSPIPEGDGGAAAMTLAMEEAGITSKEISYINAHGTSTPPNDRTETAAIKTAMGEVAYNIPISSTKSMIGHLLGAAGAVEAIACIKAMEKSFIPATIGYQVPDEECDLDYVPNVGRKAKLNYTMSNSLGFGGHNVTLIFKDVEV; encoded by the coding sequence ATGAATCATAGAGTAGTTGTTACCGGAATGGGTGCAATCACTCCAATCGGTAATTCAGTTGAAGAGTTTTTTAATAATGCAATGGCCGGCACATGTGGAGTGGATTTTATTAACTCCTTTGACACAGAAGCATTCGCTGTAAAAATAGCAGCTCAGGTCAAAGATTTTGATCCGAAGAATTATATGGATGCCAAGGATGCCAGAAGAATGGACCGCTTTTCTCAATTTGCTGTAGCTGCAGCAAAGGAAGCAATCGAGGATTCTGGTATTGATTTGGATAAGGTGAATCGGGATCGCTTCGGTGTAATCGTTGGTTCCGGTATTGGTGGCATTGATAATATTGAAAAAGAAGCAAAGACATTGTTCGATAAAGGCCCAAAGCGTGTTAATCCATTGTTTATTCCGATGATTATCACGAATATGGCAGCAGGAAATATAGCGATTAAATATGGTGCAAGAGGAGTATGCACCAATATTGTAACGGCCTGTGCCACCGGTGGACATTGTATTGGAGAGGCTTTCCGCAGTATTAAGCATGGATATTCGGATATCATTCTTGCAGGAGGAACGGAGAGCTCTATTACGCCTTTGGCAGTGGCAGGCTTTTCATCGCTGACAGCATTATCAACCAGCAAAGATCCTAAGAGAGCATCCATACCTTTTGACAAGGAAAGGGATGGTTTTGTAATAGGAGAAGGAGCCGGTGTACTGGTACTGGAGCAGTATGAGCATGCCGTAGCGCGCGGAGCGAAAATCTATGCAGAAGTAGTAGGATATGGTGCAACCTGTGATGCATATCACATCACATCACCGATTCCGGAAGGGGATGGCGGAGCAGCTGCCATGACGCTGGCAATGGAGGAAGCGGGTATTACATCGAAAGAGATTTCCTACATCAATGCTCATGGAACAAGTACACCACCGAATGATCGTACAGAGACGGCAGCAATCAAGACCGCTATGGGTGAAGTTGCTTACAATATACCGATTAGCTCGACGAAGTCCATGATTGGACATTTGCTGGGAGCTGCTGGTGCAGTGGAAGCAATTGCATGCATCAAAGCTATGGAAAAGAGCTTTATACCGGCTACCATAGGATATCAGGTACCGGATGAGGAATGCGATTTGGATTACGTACCGAATGTTGGACGCAAGGCAAAGCTTAATTACACTATGTCCAATTCTCTTGGTTTTGGTGGGCATAATGTTACTTTGATATTTAAGGACGTGGAGGTATAA
- the accB gene encoding acetyl-CoA carboxylase biotin carboxyl carrier protein, which yields MDYKVILNLMKEMNRTDLTKLEIEQEGVRICMEKSNTLVTVAQPALPQVTVNSAVAAPVGQQPVEANTTSESGGSTVAEKSEEFTGKKLVSPMVGTFYAQPSPDKPPFVKVGDKVKKGQTICIIEAMKLMNEIESEYDGEIVKVLVNNEDMVEFGQPLFLIK from the coding sequence GTGGACTATAAGGTTATTCTTAATTTGATGAAGGAAATGAATCGTACTGATCTGACAAAGCTTGAGATAGAACAAGAGGGTGTACGCATTTGCATGGAAAAATCAAATACGCTTGTTACTGTGGCACAGCCAGCATTACCGCAGGTAACAGTAAATTCAGCGGTAGCTGCACCGGTAGGACAGCAGCCAGTGGAAGCAAATACAACCTCTGAATCAGGTGGAAGCACGGTAGCAGAAAAATCAGAAGAGTTCACCGGCAAGAAATTGGTATCTCCCATGGTTGGAACCTTTTATGCACAGCCATCACCGGATAAGCCACCCTTTGTTAAGGTTGGTGATAAAGTAAAGAAAGGACAGACAATTTGCATTATCGAGGCAATGAAGCTGATGAATGAGATTGAAAGCGAATATGATGGTGAAATTGTTAAGGTATTGGTAAACAATGAGGATATGGTAGAGTTTGGTCAACCATTGTTCCTGATTAAATAA
- the fabZ gene encoding 3-hydroxyacyl-ACP dehydratase FabZ, whose translation MLNIDEIQKILPHRPPFLLVDRVEELEPGIRATGKKCVTMNEPYFQGHFPGKAVMPGVIILESLAQVGAICMLTVEGNEGKIVLFGGMDKVRFKRQVLPGDVLTLKVEISKSKGNFGVGTAIAYVDDQVAVEATLTFAIE comes from the coding sequence ATGTTAAATATAGATGAGATACAAAAAATACTTCCTCATAGACCACCTTTTTTGCTAGTTGACCGTGTAGAGGAACTGGAGCCAGGAATACGAGCTACTGGCAAGAAATGTGTTACAATGAATGAACCATATTTTCAGGGACATTTTCCCGGAAAAGCAGTCATGCCCGGCGTCATCATTCTGGAATCCCTGGCTCAAGTGGGAGCAATCTGTATGCTCACGGTAGAAGGAAATGAAGGTAAAATAGTACTATTCGGGGGAATGGATAAGGTAAGGTTCAAGCGTCAGGTGCTTCCCGGAGATGTATTAACACTGAAGGTGGAGATCAGTAAAAGCAAAGGTAATTTTGGTGTTGGAACAGCTATCGCTTATGTAGACGATCAGGTCGCTGTTGAGGCTACACTTACCTTTGCTATTGAATAA